CTCGCACGGCAGCTCGGCGGCCGGCAGTTCGCCTACGCGCTCCTTTTCCTCCGCCAGCCGCAGGGCCAGGTACCGCATCCGCCGCACGTTGGTGGGGTCGCCGAACTCGCCCTCGCGCGCAAGATGGCTCTGCCCCGTGGCCGCCGCGGCAACCACCGACCGCACCTGCTCGATCTCTTCCGCCGCCAGCCGCCCCAGGCCTGGCAGCTCCAGCCGGGGCGCGCGCTCCTGCACCAGCACCTGGCGGGCGAAGGAGATGAACATGGAGCACGCCTCGGGGCACGGCACCCGTTCTCCCTCGGCCTCCCCTTCCGTCGGAAGCGCGAGCGGCGTTTCCGTGTCCACGTCCCACGCCACCCGCCGCAGGCACACCTCGTCGCCGCAGCAGGCGCGGACCGTGTTCCGCACCACCGGCGCGGGCAGCAGCTTCACCGCGCCGTACATGCCGGTCTGCCGCGCCGCCACCTCGTTCCAATGCGTCACCCGCAACGTGGATTGCCGCCCCGCGTGCCAGTGCATCGCGCAGGCCGGGTACAGGTAGTCCAGCGCCGTCCACAGCGCCCGCGCGTCCAGGTCCACCAGCGCCCAGCCCTGCCGCAGGTTGGGCGACGTCTTCAGCGGGCGGTGGTCTCCCGAGTTGGTCGTCTGGCCGATCCCGATGGCGGCGTACGGGTCTGCCGTCACCGTTTCCAGCGACTCCAGCGAACGCCGCACGTCTCGAACGTGGCGGATCTCGTATCGTCCGTCGCCCATATGAAGGAGGCGCACCTGCAGGAAGACGCGCCCCGCCGGCTCCTCGTTCACCCACGCCACCAGCGCCTCGCGCGCGGCGGCCATCCCGCCCGGCGCGTGCGATCCGCGCACCTCGCGCGCGTCAGACACCCGCGGCCTCGGTCACCCGAACGCCTTCGGGCACCTGCGCCCCCGCCTCTCGCGCGCGCTGCAGCACGATCTCGGCGATCTCGGGAAAGGTGCCCACCGGCGCGGCGTAGAAGATCACCCTGCCGTCCTTTTCCGTCACCGTGGTCACCGCCGGACGGTTGATCCCCAGGTCGTCGGGAATGGTTTCCTGCGTGTGCCACCCCTCCGCGACGAAGAAGGGCACGAGCACTACGGTGTCTTCCTCCATCCCGTCCAGCACGGCGCCGACTTCCGGCTCCTGGTCCAGAAAGCCCGTCTTCACGTGGCCGAACACCCCCGCCTCGCCGGCCTGGCGGCTGACGCGGTAGATGACCTCCGACGAGTTGCTGTTCCGCTCCGTCCCGTGGCCAATGATGATGAGCCCCGCCCGGCGCGCCCGCTCCGCATCCAGCCCCGCCGTCTCTTCGGCGCGGCGCAGGATCATTTCCGCCATGGACGGGTGGGTACCCACCGGGCCGGTGTAGTGGATGGTCTTCCCCAGCTTGCGGGTGACGGACGGGGCCGGGCCGGAAAGCCCCAGCTCGCGCGGGATCACCTCTTCGGTGAAGTAGCCCTCGGAGATGAAGAGGGGTACCACGTACACCTCGTCGGCCTCCACCAGGTCGAACACCTCGCGCATGGAGGGCTCTTCCTTCCAGAAGCACTCGCGCACCTCGTCGAACACCCCGGTGCGGCGGATGGCCGCGGCGTGGGCGTAGACGGGCGCGCTGCTCTCGGCGTTCAGGTGCGAGCCGTGGCCGATGATGATCAAAGCCTGCAACGTGTTGCTCCTTCGACAGTCGTTGTGCAACGGGCGAAGATGCAGGGGCGGCGCGGCGCGGGCAAGGGACGCGCGTCAGCGCTCGACGTCCGCGAGAGCGGTCGGTTCGTCGCGGACGTCGGGGGGCAGGCTGAAGACGGGAAGGCGAAGGCCGCGGTGGATGGCGAGGAAGCGCAGCAGGGCGATGGCCACCATCCCCGTGATCGCCGCGTGCGCGCGCGGCGCACCGATGGCCTCCAGCGCCAGGTACAGCCCGATGCCGGCCATGGCCGCGGTGGCGTACAGGTCCATCGCGGGACGCAGGATCAGCGGGATCTCGTTCGTCAGGACGTCGCGAACCATGCCGCCCGCCGTTCCCGTGATGGCGCCCATCATCACCACCAGCGGCGCGGAGAGCCCCGCATCCTGCGCCACCTGCGCGCCCGCGATGGCGAACAGCGCGAGCCCGAGCGCGTCGGCGATCAGCAGCGTGTTGTGCGGCGGGCGAAAGCGCCTCGTCCACGCCACGGTGGCGAGCGAAGCCACGGTGATGACCACGATGTAGGCCGGATCGGCGATCCAGAAGATGGGGTGCCGGTCCAGCAGCAGGTCGCGCACGGTGCCCCCGCCCACCGCGGTCACCACCGCGATCACCACCACGCCCAGCAGGTCCAGGCTCTTGCGCCCCGCCGCCAGCGCGCCGCTGATGGCGAACACGAACACGCCGAGCAGGTCCAGGTAGTAGGGGATCACCGTTCGTCCGCCCGTGGAGGAAAGCTGCGTCGCGCGGGAGATGATAACGGCTTCGCGGCCATCCGCCATCCCGCCGTTCCGGCCAGTCCGCTTCTTGCTCCAGCGGGGCGGGCGCGAAACATTCCCGCACCCTCTCTGCCGCATTCACCCCGGCCGCACCCGTCCAATGCCGATCCGCTGCTTGCCGTTCGTTCTCGCCCTGCTGGCCTTCGCGGCTCCCTCCGCCGCGCAGCGGGCGGCGCGTGGACTCGTTCCCGGCGACGAGGTGCGGGTGCGCGCGCCGTCCGCGGCCCCGGGCGTCATCCGGGGCGAGGTGCTGCGGTACCAGGGCGATACGCTGGCCCTGCGCCAGGCCGGGACGGGGCGGGAGTTCGCGATTCACGTGGACAGCATCCGCGGGATGGCGCAGAACCTGGGATTCGACCGGCGCCGCTCCACCATCCGCGGCGCGCGGCTGGGCCTGTTCCTGGGCGCCGCGGCGGGCGGGGTGGCGGGCCCCTTCGTGGCCATGGAGGGGACTGACGAGGACTTCGGCACGAACGCGGCACTGGTGTTGGCCGGTGGGGCGCTCGCCGGCACGGGGCTTGGCGCGCTGGGCGGGGCGGTGTTCGCGCGCGACTACTGGCAGTCGTACGGCATGCCGATCCGCCGGGCGCGGGTCACGCTGTCGACGGACCGGGTGGGCATCTCCATCCCCGTTCGCTGACCGCGCTATCCCGCCGAACCCGGGTCGGTGCGGACGATCATCACCCCCGCCAGCGTGAGCGCCGCGCCCATCAGCGCCAGGGCCGAGGGGCGCTCGTTCAGCAGCACGGCGCCGGCCATCAGCGCCACCACGGGGGTGAGGTTGCTGTAGATGGCGGTGCGCGTGTTCCCGATCCGCTCCACCCCGCGATACCAGATCAGGTACGCCAGGCCGATGGCGAACGTGGCCGAAAAGAGCATGCCGCCCCACGCCCGCCCGTCCACCGCGCCCCAGTCCTGGCGCGACAGGGCCGGGCTTCCCGCCACCACCAGCCCCACGGCCCCCACCCACAGCGTCCATGCCGTCGTGCGGATGCTGCCGTACTTCCGCACGATGGGCCGCGCGCCCACGGTGTAGCACGCCCAGGCGGCCGACGCGGTCACCAGGATGGCGTTGCCGACCAGCGCCTCGCGCCCTTCCACCCGCAGCGTCGCCCCGCTGACCAGCGCCACGCCCAGGATGGAGAGCGACGCGCCGCCCCAGGTGCGCGGCCCCGGCTTCTCGTGCCCGGTGAGCATGGAGAGGAACGCCGTCATGATGGGCGTAAGCGCCAGCATCAGGCTGGCGTGCCCCGCCTGGGTGCGGTCCAGCCCCAGGATGAAGCACATCTTGTGGATGCCCGCATACTCACAGCGATTTATCGGGTTGAAGGTGAAACGCCGGACTTTTCACCGGATAACGGGTTGCCCATCCTGCCGAGGATTCTACGGTCGTCGCTGGGCATCAGGTGGGCATACGTTCTGTCCACCTCGTCCGCCGTGTTGCCCATGAGCCGGGCGATGTCGCGACTCGCTACGCCTTCTTGGGCGAGCCACGACGCGAACGTGTGCCGCAGGCTGTGGAGTGTGAGCGCGTCGCCCTCCCGCCCGTACCGAAGCCCCACCGCCTCGAAACCCGACTGGGCGCTGTCGCGCAGGGTCCAGTAGCCGAGCGGCTTGTCGGCGCGGGACGTACGGAAGAAGTAGCGGCGACCGGCGTAGCCGCTTTCCCGGTGCTCCACCAGCAGCGGGTATAGGTCTTCGTGCACCGGCACCGTGCGGACGCTGTTGGGGTTCTTGGTGTCCCATCCGTGCTCGCCTTCCCTACTCTGCACGTGGATCACGGAAGCGGCTGCAGAGTCCCCGAGCACCATGTCGATGTCGGTGCGCAGGTGCGTCAGCTCGCGAGCCCGAAGGCCGGCGAGCGTGCACGTAGCCAGGGCGGCGCACAGCGGATGGCCCCGGTGCTTGCGGATCAGCACGGCGAACTCTTCGTGCGAAAGGAAGCTGTGTCGCGTGGTCTTCCGGTCGGCGGGCGTAACCTCTTTCCAGGGGTTCGCGACGAGCCGCGGCGTGAAGCCGTGCATGCGCGATGCTTCGGCTTCTACCGACAGCGCACGCCGCCACAGGAACGTCGCCACGTCGTACGCCGAACGCTGGCTGTTGGGCGACCACACCCGCGGGGGGTTCTGGGGGTGCCGGGTCGGCTTGGGCGAGTAGAGGAAATCGCGGCACTCGGCAATCGTGATCGTGTGCAGCTCGCGTTCGGGGCCGAAGAACCGCAACAGGGCGCGGGTTCCACGCTCGTAGACCTCCTTGGTGCCGCCTGACCGCGTAGCACCCTTCTCAGCCACGACGGATTCTGCCAGCGCCGCGAGCGACAGGTCCGGCAACGGCACGATGGCGGGGCTGTCCGCCGCCTCGCTATCCACCGGGGCAGGGTTCAGCGCGACGCGCAGGGAATCCACGTCGCCCGCGGCCTCGGCCACCTGGCGCACCGTCAGCGTCCCGGCGCGCACTGCCTCCACCACGTCGAACGCCTCAAGGTCCAGCAACGTGTCCAGCGCGCGCGCCAGCTTCGCCCCCTCTGCCCGCTTCTTGGTGCCGAGGCTGATGTCGATGCGACCGCCGCGCAGCCCTTTGCGGCGACGCTCGTAGCCGAGGTAGCCGTCCCGGCGTTCCTTGATGCTCATGCGGCTTTCGCCTTCTTCGTGCGGCGTTCCATGAAGGAATCGATGGACTCAGGGCTGAACCGCCACTCGGGACGCTTTGCGCCAGCCCGGCTCACGTCGGTCGCCTCAATCTCTCCGTCCTCCAACAGCGCAAGGACGTGCTCGTTGCTGACAGGCACCGCGCCACCGATCCGCTTGGCGGCTTCGGATGTGGATATGCCGTTGTAGCGCGCCCGTTCCTGCTCGATGGTCCTCATGCCGACACCTGCTGAGGGGCGTCCACGTCACCGAGGGGATCGTCGGCGCTGCGCTGTACCTCCACCGTCTCGTCGGGGTCGGCAAGGAGGTCGGCCCACACGCGGACTCGATCAGTCGTTACCTCCGCGGCCGGGACGATTCCGTTCCAGCCGGTCCACTCCGGGTCGTTGGTACGCTTGAATTGAAATCTCCCCTCAATCAGCGCCCACACCAGGCCGGCGTTCTCTGGCCGCTGCGCCGGATCCGGCACCTCACGCGCGCGCTTCACGGTCACGGTGGGCATGGGGTACGCCTCGGCGGCGCGCTGCTCGGGTGGCGTCAGGTTGCCAAAGGCCACGCGCCGCACCCCGTCCGCGAACGCCTTCTGCTCGTGCGCCGTCACCACGGCCTCTACGTCGGCGAGGATGGCGTCCACGCGAGCAAGCGCACGGGGATGGTCCTCCAGCAGACCGGCGTTCGCCATGATCCGCTCCCGCAGCTGCTCTTTGATCTTCGGGTCCATCATCGGCCATGCTCCGCGTTGTAGGCGTCGGGCAGATCGTCGCACGTGGGACAATCACCCGCGTCTGGGAGATGGCGACCGCACGTCCGGCAGAAGAAGTCCAGCACGGCGCGGCGGTGTGCGTCACTGGGCAGTTTCAGCAGGCGGGCGACGGCCGATTCGCCCATGCGCTTCACCGGGTCCACCCACATGCCGTTGCGGTAGAGGCTGCCCTTCAGGTCCACGGGTCCAAGCAGCGGCTCGCATGAGAGGAAGCGTACGGCGGCGGGCACGGCCAGCAGGTGCGCGATCCGCTCGTCCGCGCGCTGCTGATCTTCCACGGTGCACCCGGCCCACACGTTCGCGGGCCAGTCGCCTTCCCAGCCGGACGCCTGCGCCAGCCGCACCATGTTCTCGGGACGCTTGGTGAGTAGTAGCCAGTCCAGCTCCGGCGTGGCCTGGATCAACGCGAACAGCCGCGCGCGCGGCGCCACCAGGTCGGGGCGGTCCTCGAACACGTCGGCCAGCGACGCGCAGAACACGCGGGGGCGCACGTGCACCTTGTCCAACGCCCACGCGGTCGTGCGGTTACCAGCCGCCAATCGGTTCCACGCGAGCGGCTTTCGCCAGTTGGCGTCGCTGGTGACGTGGCGGGCACCCTTCGGCCCCCACAATTCGTTGCCGCCCGCGCGCTGGACGCGGACGTACGTATTCGTGTGCTCCGCATAGCAGTTCACGCAGCCGGGGCTCACCCGCTGGCAACCGATCCACGGATTGAACGTGTGATCGCACCACTCGATTTTCGTATTCGCTCCCATGGGTTCAGCCCTCCACGCGGCGGAAGGTGATCGCCCACACCCACGGCATCGCACCCCAGCCGTAGCCGCGCGCGCCGTTGATGCTGTCCCACAGGCCACGGAACGCCGGGATGATCCCCGCGCAGGCCGTGTGCTGGACGCCGGGGTGAATGTCGCACAGCGGCGCCGCGCCTTCCGCCGTCGCATCGGCCATGTTGATGTCGTTCACCCGCTCCACCCGTACGTCCACGATTTCCAGCACCAGGCGGCACGCCCAGCGGGGCATGTGGATGGAGGGGCGCCACGCCTTGAGGAAGCGCGCGCAGTAGTCGTTGCGGTCGTACTCGGACTCGCCCGGAATCGGCGCTCGCTGGCGCGGCACCCCGGACAGGTAGTCTGCCGGTCGACCAATCTCCGCCGTAGCTCCGTCGGCGCGGTAGGCTAGGCGGTGGCTCCGGACCGCAGGCTCACGGGAGTTCCAGACGCTGCCTCGATAGCCCCACGCCTCGCGCACCCACAACCGGTTGCCGATCCGCCCATAGGGGCACAGCATCGCGCGACCGGGGTTGATGCCGTCCGCGTCGTACCAGATCGCCCCGTCCATTGCGGGGTCCATACCGGCGGTGACGCCCCCCAGCCCTTCCACCACACGGTGGATTGGCTGCGGCCGCACCACGCGCCGGGTCTGTGTCTTCCGCCCGTCGAGGATCGCCCGCACCATCGCATCCGAGAACAGGATGGGGCGCTCCCGCACGGCAGTTTCGGCGGCGCGCATCAGCCCACCTC
This genomic window from Longimicrobium sp. contains:
- a CDS encoding DR2241 family protein: MSDAREVRGSHAPGGMAAAREALVAWVNEEPAGRVFLQVRLLHMGDGRYEIRHVRDVRRSLESLETVTADPYAAIGIGQTTNSGDHRPLKTSPNLRQGWALVDLDARALWTALDYLYPACAMHWHAGRQSTLRVTHWNEVAARQTGMYGAVKLLPAPVVRNTVRACCGDEVCLRRVAWDVDTETPLALPTEGEAEGERVPCPEACSMFISFARQVLVQERAPRLELPGLGRLAAEEIEQVRSVVAAAATGQSHLAREGEFGDPTNVRRMRYLALRLAEEKERVGELPAAELPCE
- a CDS encoding CbiX/SirB N-terminal domain-containing protein — its product is MQALIIIGHGSHLNAESSAPVYAHAAAIRRTGVFDEVRECFWKEEPSMREVFDLVEADEVYVVPLFISEGYFTEEVIPRELGLSGPAPSVTRKLGKTIHYTGPVGTHPSMAEMILRRAEETAGLDAERARRAGLIIIGHGTERNSNSSEVIYRVSRQAGEAGVFGHVKTGFLDQEPEVGAVLDGMEEDTVVLVPFFVAEGWHTQETIPDDLGINRPAVTTVTEKDGRVIFYAAPVGTFPEIAEIVLQRAREAGAQVPEGVRVTEAAGV
- a CDS encoding trimeric intracellular cation channel family protein, encoding MADGREAVIISRATQLSSTGGRTVIPYYLDLLGVFVFAISGALAAGRKSLDLLGVVVIAVVTAVGGGTVRDLLLDRHPIFWIADPAYIVVITVASLATVAWTRRFRPPHNTLLIADALGLALFAIAGAQVAQDAGLSAPLVVMMGAITGTAGGMVRDVLTNEIPLILRPAMDLYATAAMAGIGLYLALEAIGAPRAHAAITGMVAIALLRFLAIHRGLRLPVFSLPPDVRDEPTALADVER
- a CDS encoding DMT family transporter, producing MCFILGLDRTQAGHASLMLALTPIMTAFLSMLTGHEKPGPRTWGGASLSILGVALVSGATLRVEGREALVGNAILVTASAAWACYTVGARPIVRKYGSIRTTAWTLWVGAVGLVVAGSPALSRQDWGAVDGRAWGGMLFSATFAIGLAYLIWYRGVERIGNTRTAIYSNLTPVVALMAGAVLLNERPSALALMGAALTLAGVMIVRTDPGSAG
- a CDS encoding tyrosine-type recombinase/integrase, with the protein product MSIKERRDGYLGYERRRKGLRGGRIDISLGTKKRAEGAKLARALDTLLDLEAFDVVEAVRAGTLTVRQVAEAAGDVDSLRVALNPAPVDSEAADSPAIVPLPDLSLAALAESVVAEKGATRSGGTKEVYERGTRALLRFFGPERELHTITIAECRDFLYSPKPTRHPQNPPRVWSPNSQRSAYDVATFLWRRALSVEAEASRMHGFTPRLVANPWKEVTPADRKTTRHSFLSHEEFAVLIRKHRGHPLCAALATCTLAGLRARELTHLRTDIDMVLGDSAAASVIHVQSREGEHGWDTKNPNSVRTVPVHEDLYPLLVEHRESGYAGRRYFFRTSRADKPLGYWTLRDSAQSGFEAVGLRYGREGDALTLHSLRHTFASWLAQEGVASRDIARLMGNTADEVDRTYAHLMPSDDRRILGRMGNPLSGEKSGVSPSTR
- a CDS encoding DUF5131 family protein; its protein translation is MGANTKIEWCDHTFNPWIGCQRVSPGCVNCYAEHTNTYVRVQRAGGNELWGPKGARHVTSDANWRKPLAWNRLAAGNRTTAWALDKVHVRPRVFCASLADVFEDRPDLVAPRARLFALIQATPELDWLLLTKRPENMVRLAQASGWEGDWPANVWAGCTVEDQQRADERIAHLLAVPAAVRFLSCEPLLGPVDLKGSLYRNGMWVDPVKRMGESAVARLLKLPSDAHRRAVLDFFCRTCGRHLPDAGDCPTCDDLPDAYNAEHGR